The genome window AAATCTTTCACCAGCCCGACAGCCCACCTACCGACCACCCCCCAGTTGTTTTTGTAACGAAACGACGGGTCCCATTTGCCGTGGAAAAGCACCGCAACAATCCGGCGCAGTTGAAAACAGGGCATGTCCTGCTAGGCGCTTGCCTCTCTACTACACCTCCGAGGAATttttctcaccaccaaacctctgccccctcttcctccgctACGGAGCCTTTTGGTCGGACCATATCACAACGCCTTGAGTAGGCGATAAAACCTCGGCGGCAAGATGTCGGTCGCCTCTAAGGTGAGTCGAGAAtaccttccctcctcctgtcGCCGTCCATTCCGGTTCTTTTCCTTGCCGCGAGAGCCTGCAATcgctggtggttggaggtCACCTCGAGTCACATTGTTgtcccttctcctcccccgctcATGGAGGGGGACAGAAGACGTCGCCCACTTATTATGTCGAATTGAGATTGCTGACTCGTTGGGCTTCAAACAGAACCTTTTCGCCATTCTCGGTTGGTCTCCCTTGCTATACCTCTCTCCTTCCCCGCGAGTTCTCGCCACCCGAAACGAACCTCGAGCACCTTGGCCCTTCGGAGCCCTTGGGAACGGATGGGATGAGCTTCGAGCTtcgagcttgagcttgagcagggactttttttttttttttttttttttggtttggcaGACGATGGGCAGTGACTGACAGGCTGTCAACGATATAGGCAATGACGAGGAGCCTCCTatccctcctcccgtcaAGACTGTTGAAAAGACATCGACACACACTGCCAAGCGCAACACCGATGGCGTAGCTCCCTCCAAGGGCCCTGCCCCCGCTGGTGGCAACCGCCGCAACGCCGCTACTGGCAACGAGGCTGGTGTGTAGCTGTTCCGATGTCTTCAGATATTGGCCTTTTATTGACCTTGTTTCCAACAGCTTTCCGGGACCGTAACGCCGGCCGCGATTCCAACCGCGGTAAGCCCACCGATGAGGTCCGTGGCGGACGTCGTGGTGGCTTCCGTGGCAAGCGCCCCGAGGGTGATCGTCACCCCCACAAGGCCGCTCCTCAGTATGTTTTGGCTCGGCCCCCGGCACTCAGATACGGGACATGATACTAACAGGTTTCTAGTGGTGGCTCCGCTAAGACCGCTGAGCAGGCTTGGGgcggtgaggatggtgagaaGGCCCTCAACGACGAGAAGGCTGGCGAGGCCGATGCCACcgtcgagaagaaggaggatgaggccgCTGCCCCCGCTGAGGAGCAGGAGCCCGAGCCCGTCGTGAAGACCCTCGAGGACTACTACAAGGAGAAGCCCAAGTTCGAGGCTCTCAAGCCCCGTGAGgtcaaggccgagaagcccGAGGGCATGGTCGTCGCCAAGAAGACCGACGAGGACTACGTCGCCGCCAGCGGTGGCAAGAAGGAGCGCACTCGTGAGCGCAAGCAGAAGCAGTTCGTCGAGATTGAGAACCGCTATGTCGAACCCGAGCGCACCGGTGGCCGTggcggccgtggtggtgcccGTGATGGCGCTCCCCGTGGCGGTGCTCGCGGTGGTCGTGGTGATGGTCCCCGTGGTGGTGCccgtggccgtggtggccCCCGTGGCGGCGCTGCTCCCCGCGGTGCTCCTCGTGGCGGTGCCTCTCAGGCTGCTCCCGTTTCCATTAACGATGAGAACGCTTTCCCCAGCCTCGGCGGCAACTAAAATGCTTCCTCATCTCGGAAATCATCTATCCTTGATGTTAAGATCAGACACGTCGGTTTTGATCTTATGACTCCATTTTCTCTGGTCCGCACTACGAAATACATCACCACATAACGGCAATCTGGACGGGGCGGTTACTCAACTGaatgggaaaagggggtggggcaCTGTTTGATGGCGGTTTTTGTAGGCTTTGGTTGCGTTTGATGTTTTTCTTTCGGCGCAACCGGGTCCCCTCCAGGTTGcggaaagagaaaaaaaagggctAGCAAAAGTGTCTAAAACGATTTTATtttccctcttcttcacatGATCATTATCATCATAGTGTCTCGTTGCTTTGCTCTTCTGCTTGATAGTGTCCTCTATACGTATCTCGGTCGGTTGTCGTGTGTATCCTGGGAGGTTGGGCGTGGAGGTGAGGG of Podospora pseudopauciseta strain CBS 411.78 chromosome 7 map unlocalized CBS411.78m_7, whole genome shotgun sequence contains these proteins:
- a CDS encoding uncharacterized protein (COG:S; EggNog:ENOG503Q3WX), with translation MSVASKNLFAILGNDEEPPIPPPVKTVEKTSTHTAKRNTDGVAPSKGPAPAGGNRRNAATGNEAAFRDRNAGRDSNRGKPTDEVRGGRRGGFRGKRPEGDRHPHKAAPHGGSAKTAEQAWGGEDGEKALNDEKAGEADATVEKKEDEAAAPAEEQEPEPVVKTLEDYYKEKPKFEALKPREVKAEKPEGMVVAKKTDEDYVAASGGKKERTRERKQKQFVEIENRYVEPERTGGRGGRGGARDGAPRGGARGGRGDGPRGGARGRGGPRGGAAPRGAPRGGASQAAPVSINDENAFPSLGGN